From the Brassica napus cultivar Da-Ae chromosome A8, Da-Ae, whole genome shotgun sequence genome, one window contains:
- the BNAA08G19060D gene encoding uncharacterized membrane protein YuiD has product MEDSTATTTTTTHHYFTIFTNYPLISSLTAFTIAQFIKLFTSWYRERRWDLKQLIGSGGMPSSHSATVTALAVAIGLQEGFGGSHFAIALILASVVMYDATGVRLHAGRQAEVLNQIVYELPAEHPLAESRPLRELLGHTPPQVIAGGMLGSVTAVTGYLFTRVATS; this is encoded by the exons ATGGAGGATTCTACGGccacgacgacgacgacgactcATCATTATTTCACCATTTTCACGAACTACCCTCTCATCTCCTCCCTCACGGCTTTCACCATCGCTCAATTCATCAAACTCTTCACCTCCTG GTATAGGGAAAGGAGATGGGATCTCAAACAGCTTATTGGTTCTGGAGGAATGCCTTCTTCTCATTCAGCTACCGTTACTGCTCTCGCTGTTGCTATTGGTTTACAAGAGGGCTTTGGTGGTTCTCATTTCGCTATTGCTTTGATCTTAGCTTCTGTT GTGATGTATGATGCTACTGGTGTGAGGTTACACGCTGGTCGCCAAGCTGAG GTTCTCAATCAGATTGTCTACGAACTTCCTGCAGAACATCCCTTGGCTGAAAGCAGACCTTTGCGTGAACTTCTCGGCCATACCCCTCCCCAG GTCATTGCTGGTGGAATGCTTGGAAGTGTCACAGCAGTCACTGGATACTTGTTTACCAGGGTAGCTACTAGCTAA